GGTCGCCGGCCTTGGCCAGGACTTCGCGCCCCACGCCGGACGCGTCCTGCAGCCAGAATTCGAAACCGTTGGTCTGCCCCAGGCCGCCGATGGGCGGCAGCACCATGCCGAACACCTCGGCGTCGCGCTGCGAAGCCAGCGCGACGGTGGCGCGGTCGGCGATCGCCTGCGCGCTGTTGCCGGCGCCCGACCGCTGCGACCAGTCCTTCAACGCGACGAAGGCCATGCCGGCGTTCTGGCCGGAGCCGCCGAAGCTGAAGCCGGACAGCATGTACACCGACTCCACATTGGCCTTCTCGGTCTCAAGAAAATGCTTCTCCACCGCGCGCGCCACCTTGTCGGCGCGCTCGTGAGTGGCGCCAGTAGGCAGCGTGAACTGCACCATCACCGTGCCCTGGTCCTCGTCCGGAATGAAAGCTGTGGGCAGCTGCGGATACAGCGCGGCCAGTCCGGCGATCAGCGCCAGGTAAACCAGGCCGCCGCGCAATGGGCGGCGCAGCCAGCTTGGCAGCCAGCGGTCGGCATAGGCCGACTGCAAACGGAGGAAACGGCGCTCAAACGCGGCCAAAGGGCCGCTATCCGATGGCTTTTCCGGCCGCAGCAGCGTCGCGCACAAGGCCGGCGTCAGCGTCAGCGCAGTCAGCACCGACAGCGCCATCGCCGCGACGATGGTGATCGAAAACTGGCGGTAGATGACGCCGACCGAGCCGCCGAAAAAAGCCATGGGCAAGAACACCGCCCCCAGCACCAGGCCGATGCCGACCAGCGCGCCGCCGATCTCGCCCATCGAGCGCACGGTGGCCGTATGCGCGTCCACGCCTTGCTCGTGCATCACCCGCTCAACGTTCTCCACCACCACGATGGCGTCGTCCACCAGCAGGCCGATGGCCAGCACCATGCCGAACAGCGTCAGCGTGTTGATGCCGAAGCCGGCCGCCGCCAGCACCCCGAAAGTGCCCAGCAGCACCACCGGCACCGTCAGCGCCGGAATCAGCGTCGCGCGCCAGTTGCGCAGGAACACGTACATCACCAGCACCACCAGCACCACCGCTTCCAGCAGCGTTTCCATCACCGCGCGTATCGACAGCCGGACGAAATGGGTGGTGTCCTCCGGATAGGCGACGCGGATGCCGGGCGGGAAATTGCGCTGCAGCTCGGCGACGCGCGTCTTCACCGCCTCTGCGGTGGCCAGCGCGTTGGCGCCCGGCGCCAGCATCACCGCCAGGCCGGAGGCCGGATGGCCATTCAGCCGCGAGCTGCTGCTGTAATCCTCCTGTCCCAGCTCCACCCGCGCCACATCGCCCAACCGCACCGCGCCGCCGTCCGGCAACGCCTTGACCACGATATCGCGGAACTGCTCCGGCGTGGACAGCCGCGACCAGGCCGTCACCATCGCGTTGAGCTGCTGCCCGGCCGGCGACGGCCGAGCGCCCAGTTCCCCGACAGACACCTCGGTGTTCTGCTTGGAAACGGTGGCGCTGACGTCGGAGGGAATCAGGCCGTAGCTGTTGAGTTTGTGCGGGTCCAGCCATATCCGCATCGCGTATGGCGCGCCGAAGGCGCGCACCGAGCCGACGCCGTCCACCCGGCTCAGCGGGTCCTGCACATTGCTAGCCAGCCAATCGGCGATATCGGTGTCGCTGCGTTGGCCGCTGACATCGTAAAAGGAAGCGATCAACAGGAAGTCGCCCTGCATCTTCTGCACCGACAACCCGTTCTGCTGCACTTGCTGCGGCAGCCGCGCCAGCATCTGGCTGACTTTGTTCTGCACCTGCACCTGGGCAGTGTCGGGATTCGCGCCCTGGCGAAAGGTGAGCATGATCTCGGCCTGGCCGGACGAGGAGCTGGTGGAGCTGAAGTACATCAGCTTGTCCAGACCCTTCAGCTCTTGCTCCAGCACCTGGATCACGCTGGTCTCCACCACCTGGGCGGACGCGCCGGGGTAGCTGGCGCTGACCATCACCGTGGGCGGGGCGATGTCCGGATATTGCGACACCGGCAGCGCGCGCAAGGCGAACAGGCCGGCCAGCATGATGACGATGGCCAGCACCCAGGCGAAGACCGGGCGGTCTATGAAGAAACGCGCCAGCATCGCTCAGCTCCTCCCGGCCTGGGCCGGCAAGGCCACCGGCGTCGCCGCCTCGCCCGGGCGGGCGCGCTGCAGGCCGTCTACGATCAGCCGGTCGCCGGCTTTCAATCCCGTGGTCACCAGCCAGTAAGCGCCGTGGGTGCCTTCCGTCGTCAGCAGCCGCTGCTCCACCTTGTTGCCGGCGCCCAGCACCAGCGCGGTAGCGCGCCCCTTGTCGTCGCGCGCCACGCCCTGCTGCGGCGCCAATACTGCCAGGCGGCGCACGCCCTGCTCCAGCTCGGCGCGCACATACATGCCGGGCAGCAGCAGACCTTCGGGATTGGGGAATTCGGCGCGCAGCGTCACCGTGCCGGAGACGCGGTCCACGTTCAATTCGGTAAAGCGCAGCTTGCCGGGATGGCGGTACGGCGCGCCGTCCTCCAGCTTCAGCCTGGCGGCCGCGCCGGCGGGCTGCAGCTCGCCGTCGGCCTGCCGGCGCTTGAACGCCAACAGGTCCTGGCTGGATTGGACGATGTCCACGTACATCGGGTCCAGCTGCTGGATGGTGGCCAGCGCCGCGCTCTGGCCCGAGGTGACCAAGGCGCCCTCGCTGACGGCGGAGCGGCCGATACGGCCGGAAATCGGCGCCAGCACGCGGGTGCGCGACAGGTCCACCCTGGCCGCCGCCACCGCCGCCTCGCCGGCCTTCACCGCGGCCAGGCCTTTGCGGTAGTCGGCGTCCGCCTCCTCGCGCTCCTGGCGGCTGACGCCGTCTATCTTGGCCAGCTCGGCATAGCGCTCGGCGCGGCCCTTGAGGCTGCCCAGCGCGGCGCGGGCCGAGGCCAGCGTCGCGTCGGCCTGCTGCAAAGCCGCCTGGTAGCCGGCCGGATCAATCTGGTACAGCAAGTCGCCAGCTTTCACCAGGCTGCCCTCGGTGAAAGCGCGCTTCAATACGATGCCGTTTACCTGCGGCCGGACTTCGGCGCTGCGGAAGGCTACGGTGCGGCCGGCCAGTTCGGCCCTAATCGCCACGTCCTTCGCCTCCAGTTTCACCACCCCCACCTCGGGCGGCTTGCCCGCCTCCGGCGCCGTGTCCGTCCCCTTGCAGCCGGCCAGGCCCGCCGCCATCACCATCGCCATCACTATCCGCATGTTTCCGCGCATTCCGGCCAAGCCCAGGACCGGCCGCCTCGCGCCCAAACGCAAGACAAACCCGGCCCGGCGGCTGGCTCATTCCCATTCCATGACAGAAGCCGCCGCAGGCCGCGCGCAAGCGAAACGCAACGGCAGACCAACCGCCTCCCCGACTCGCCAGCGACCGGCCTATCTGGACGGCGCACCCTGGCATGGGCAATAATGCTAATGATAATACTTATCAATTGCAACAATTCGGCTTGCATTGAAAGACAAAGGACCGCTCCATGCCGCTCTCTTCCCTCTCGCGCCGTCGAGCGCTGCAACTGGCCGCCGCCGGCATCGTCATGTTGCTTTCCGCCTGCGACGCCTCGCCTGACGCCAAAGACGCATCCGCAGCCAGCCATGCCAACTGGCCGCGCACGCTGGACACGCCCAAGGGCAAGCTGACGCTGGAGCAGATGCCGCAGCGCATCGTATCCACCAGCGTGACCCTGACCGGCACCCTGCTGGCCATCCACGCGCCGGTGGTGGCCAGCGGCGGCAGTTCCGCCCATTCGAAAGTGACCGACGAGCAAGGCTTTTTCACCCAATGGAGCGCGGTGGCCAAGCAGCGCGGCGTCACTCCGCTCTACCAGGGCGAACCCAATGCCGAAGCCATCATCGCCGCCCAGCCGGACCTGATCGTGATGGCCGGCACCGGCGGCGACTCCGCGCTGAAACTGTACGAGCAATTGAGCCAGATGGCTCCGACCCTGGTGGTGAATTACGACGACAAGAGCTGGCAGGAGCTGGCGACGCTGCTGGGGCAAGCCACCGGCCGCGAAGCCGACGCCGCCAAAGCCATCGCCGATTTCGACGCCGAAGCGGCGAAACTGAAGGCCGCGCTGAAGCTGCCGCCGCAGCCGACCTCGGCGCTGGTGTATTACGAGGACGGCTCCGGCGCCAATCTGTGGACGCCGCAATCGGCGCAGGGCAAGCTGCTGCAGTCGCTGGGATTCACGCTCGCCGCCGTCCCGGACAGCGTCAAGGGCAATACCAGCATGGGTTCGCGCCACGACATCATCGAGCTGAGCGGCGAGAAGTTCGCCGATGGCCTGCGCGGCCAATCGATGCTGCTGTTCAACGCCGACCAGAGCCAAGTGCCGCAAGTGCTGGCCAATCCCTTCCTGGCCAGCATCCCGGCAGTCAAGGGCAAACAGGTGTACGTCGCCGGCCTGGACACCTTCCGCCTGGATTACTACAGCGCGCGCAATCTGCTGGCGCGGCTGCGCAAGCAATTCACCTAGCCTCGGCCGCCAGCCGCGGCCAAACAAAAAGCGGACCGAAGTCCGCTTTTTTCATACCCTCAGAAATTCAAGACCCTGCGGCCTGCTCCGCCGGCTCGCCCTCGGCCTCTTCCTGCGCGTGTCCGCCGGGCAGGCGACGCAGCGAGCCGAAGCCCAGGCACATCAGCAAACCCGCCGCCGCCGCACCGGCGCCGAACCAGGCCACCGCCATCAGCGGCGCCAAGGCGCGCGCCAGCGCGCCCAGACCCAACGCGCCCAGGCTGTCGCCCACCACGTCCTGCGCGTTCCACAGGCTGTTGACCCGGCCCAGCAGATGGTCCGGCGTCTGGCCCTGCACCAGCGTGAACTGCAGCAAGGAGGCGATGGAGCCGAGATAGCCCAGCGCCACCAGCGCCGCCAGCCCATAGGCCAGATGAGTGAAGGCGCCCAGAGACGCGATGGCCAGCGACGAGGCGGTGACGCAAGCCAGCATCATCGCGCCGGGACGGCTGAGGCCGCCCACCCAGCCGCTGGTGAAGGCGCCCAGCATCGCGCCCAGCGGCACCGCCGAATACATCAGGCCCACCTCAAACGCGCCGCCGCCGTAGCCGTCTTCGGCCAGCGACGGATACAGCACCCGCACCGCGCTCAGCACCGTCTGCAGCGTGCCCACCGCCACCACCGCGCCGACCACCTTGTTCTGCCACAGAAACTCAAAACCCTCCAGCAGCGAACGCAGCGGATGCGTTGGCTCGGCCTGCTGCGGCTTCAAGGAAGGCAGGCGAGTCAGCGGAATCAGCGTAGCCAGCGTGCCGATGCCCGCCAGCAGATAGTTCCAGTTCACGCCGGCGGCGGTGATGATCACCCCGCCCAAGAGCGGCGACAGCACCGCGCCGAAGCGCACCGTCAGCATGCTCAGCGCGCCGGCGGCCGGCAGGTTTTCGCGGCCGACGATGACCGGAATGGAGGCCATCAGCGAGGTGATGCCGATGCCGCTGAAAAAGCCGTCCCAGGCCGACACCACATACAGCGCCGTCACCGAAGGATGCGTCATGAAGCCGTTCAGGGCCAGCGCCAGAAAACCTAGCCCGCAAGAAGAGCGGCCCAGCAAGATCAGCCGGCGGCGGTCCATGCGGTCGGCCAGCACGCCGCCGCACATCAGGCCGGCGAACATGCCCATGCCGTCCAGCGCCATCGCCGCGCCCACCTGCAGCGTGGAGCCCGTCAACTGGTGGATCTGCACCGGCACCGCCACCATCAGGATGCCGAAGGCGAACACGGAGATCATCCGGGCGATGAAAATGGAGCGGAAATGGGGATTCAGCTTGAGCAAGCTGAAATCCACGAAGATGGACGATTTTTTCATTTTCTCAACGCAAGGATTCGTAACAGACGCGGCATGCCGCCAAACGGACGCCGCCTGAGGAATGACAAGCCCAGCCGCGGGGCTGTCCTTTCATGTGATAAGCATGGTAACATCACGCCTTGTTATTGGGAATCATTTTCATTTGCACATGACTGCCCGCTCTGTTTCCACCCGCCGGATCGGCCTCTTGCTGGCCTGCCTGGCCCTGCTCGCCCTGCTCTGCGCGCTAAGCCTGGCCCTGGGGGCCAAGTCCATCCCGCTGGACATCGTTTGGCGCAGCCTGCTGGGCCAGGCCGATGGGCCGGACAGCGTGATCGTGCTGCAAGGCCGGCTGCCGCGCACCTTGCTGGGCCTGTTGGCCGGCGCGGCGCTGGGCTTGTCCGGCGCGCTGATCCAGGCGCTGACCCGCAATCCGCTGGCCGATCCCGGCATACTCGGCGTCAATGCCGGCGCCAGCTTTGCCATGGTGCTGGGCGTAGCCTTCTTGTCCATCGACAGCCATAGCGGCTATATGGCCTGCGCGGCGACCGGCGCCCTCCTCTCCACCTTGCTGGTCTATGTTGTCGGCTCGCGCGGCCGTCGCGCCGACCCGCTGCGCATCGTGCTGGCCGGCGTGGCGGTCAGCGCCGTGCTGATGGGCTTGTCCACCGCCATCACCCTGCTTGATCCCATCGCCTTCAACCGGCTGCGCTTTTGGAGCGCCGGCACGCTGGACGTGCGCGACATGGCCGCCGTAGCGCAGACCGCGCCCGCCATCCTGGCCGGCAGCCTGCTGGCCTTGCTGCTGGCCCGCCCGCTGGGCGCGATGGCAT
The Chromobacterium sp. IIBBL 290-4 DNA segment above includes these coding regions:
- a CDS encoding efflux RND transporter permease subunit translates to MLARFFIDRPVFAWVLAIVIMLAGLFALRALPVSQYPDIAPPTVMVSASYPGASAQVVETSVIQVLEQELKGLDKLMYFSSTSSSSGQAEIMLTFRQGANPDTAQVQVQNKVSQMLARLPQQVQQNGLSVQKMQGDFLLIASFYDVSGQRSDTDIADWLASNVQDPLSRVDGVGSVRAFGAPYAMRIWLDPHKLNSYGLIPSDVSATVSKQNTEVSVGELGARPSPAGQQLNAMVTAWSRLSTPEQFRDIVVKALPDGGAVRLGDVARVELGQEDYSSSSRLNGHPASGLAVMLAPGANALATAEAVKTRVAELQRNFPPGIRVAYPEDTTHFVRLSIRAVMETLLEAVVLVVLVMYVFLRNWRATLIPALTVPVVLLGTFGVLAAAGFGINTLTLFGMVLAIGLLVDDAIVVVENVERVMHEQGVDAHTATVRSMGEIGGALVGIGLVLGAVFLPMAFFGGSVGVIYRQFSITIVAAMALSVLTALTLTPALCATLLRPEKPSDSGPLAAFERRFLRLQSAYADRWLPSWLRRPLRGGLVYLALIAGLAALYPQLPTAFIPDEDQGTVMVQFTLPTGATHERADKVARAVEKHFLETEKANVESVYMLSGFSFGGSGQNAGMAFVALKDWSQRSGAGNSAQAIADRATVALASQRDAEVFGMVLPPIGGLGQTNGFEFWLQDASGVGREVLAKAGDQLLKAAQGDDRLSAVRSGAPDDKPQLRLDVDQRKAAVLGLDPANVADTLGAAWGGRYINDFIDRGRVKKVMMQADAPYRSKPEDLGLWFVRGADGMMTPFSAFARARWEYGPAQLNRYNGLPALPLSGSAAAGISSGEAMRAVEAIAGKLPGTQYEWSGLSYQDRLSSGQTPLLYAVSILFVFLCLAALYESWLVPCAAMTAIPLGVLGAVLAVMARGLANDIYFQVGLLTTIGLSAKNAILIIEFAEAAIRRGAAPLDAALDAARQRLRPILMTSLAFGFGVAPLVWAGGPGAGSQNAIGAAVLGGVLSATVLTLFFVPLAHVLIRGLAGRVAARRVKLAEARP
- the fepB gene encoding Fe2+-enterobactin ABC transporter substrate-binding protein, which produces MPLSSLSRRRALQLAAAGIVMLLSACDASPDAKDASAASHANWPRTLDTPKGKLTLEQMPQRIVSTSVTLTGTLLAIHAPVVASGGSSAHSKVTDEQGFFTQWSAVAKQRGVTPLYQGEPNAEAIIAAQPDLIVMAGTGGDSALKLYEQLSQMAPTLVVNYDDKSWQELATLLGQATGREADAAKAIADFDAEAAKLKAALKLPPQPTSALVYYEDGSGANLWTPQSAQGKLLQSLGFTLAAVPDSVKGNTSMGSRHDIIELSGEKFADGLRGQSMLLFNADQSQVPQVLANPFLASIPAVKGKQVYVAGLDTFRLDYYSARNLLARLRKQFT
- the fepD gene encoding Fe(3+)-siderophore ABC transporter permease — its product is MTARSVSTRRIGLLLACLALLALLCALSLALGAKSIPLDIVWRSLLGQADGPDSVIVLQGRLPRTLLGLLAGAALGLSGALIQALTRNPLADPGILGVNAGASFAMVLGVAFLSIDSHSGYMACAATGALLSTLLVYVVGSRGRRADPLRIVLAGVAVSAVLMGLSTAITLLDPIAFNRLRFWSAGTLDVRDMAAVAQTAPAILAGSLLALLLARPLGAMALGEDLALSLGSRPLLIQAGTVIAVTLLCGASTAAAGPIGFVGLMIPHLARRLGGVDLRWSLPFTALLAPILLLASDIAGRLLTPGELRVSIVTAFIGAPALIWLARSQGGNGGRA
- a CDS encoding efflux RND transporter periplasmic adaptor subunit, whose amino-acid sequence is MRIVMAMVMAAGLAGCKGTDTAPEAGKPPEVGVVKLEAKDVAIRAELAGRTVAFRSAEVRPQVNGIVLKRAFTEGSLVKAGDLLYQIDPAGYQAALQQADATLASARAALGSLKGRAERYAELAKIDGVSRQEREEADADYRKGLAAVKAGEAAVAAARVDLSRTRVLAPISGRIGRSAVSEGALVTSGQSAALATIQQLDPMYVDIVQSSQDLLAFKRRQADGELQPAGAAARLKLEDGAPYRHPGKLRFTELNVDRVSGTVTLRAEFPNPEGLLLPGMYVRAELEQGVRRLAVLAPQQGVARDDKGRATALVLGAGNKVEQRLLTTEGTHGAYWLVTTGLKAGDRLIVDGLQRARPGEAATPVALPAQAGRS
- the entS gene encoding enterobactin transporter EntS → MKKSSIFVDFSLLKLNPHFRSIFIARMISVFAFGILMVAVPVQIHQLTGSTLQVGAAMALDGMGMFAGLMCGGVLADRMDRRRLILLGRSSCGLGFLALALNGFMTHPSVTALYVVSAWDGFFSGIGITSLMASIPVIVGRENLPAAGALSMLTVRFGAVLSPLLGGVIITAAGVNWNYLLAGIGTLATLIPLTRLPSLKPQQAEPTHPLRSLLEGFEFLWQNKVVGAVVAVGTLQTVLSAVRVLYPSLAEDGYGGGAFEVGLMYSAVPLGAMLGAFTSGWVGGLSRPGAMMLACVTASSLAIASLGAFTHLAYGLAALVALGYLGSIASLLQFTLVQGQTPDHLLGRVNSLWNAQDVVGDSLGALGLGALARALAPLMAVAWFGAGAAAAGLLMCLGFGSLRRLPGGHAQEEAEGEPAEQAAGS